Below is a genomic region from Candidatus Hydrogenedentota bacterium.
AATTCATGAATCACAATGCCGGGCAGCAGTTCATCGACGGGCAAAGCGTGCAGGCGAAGGTCGAGGTGGTCGAGCCGATGGGCTCCGAGATGTACCTCTACCTTGACCTGAACGGACAATCCATGACGGCCCGTATCAAGACGGACCGTGAACCGGAAGTGGGCAAGCCGCACATCATCGACGTCGCCCTCGACAGCATCCATTTCTTCGATCGCGATTCGGAGTTGACTGTCGTCTGAACGAGGTTCGGCCACAATCGAAGACCCTCCGCGGGAAGGGCGAAGGGGCGCGGCGAATCCGGCCCTTGCTCGCGGTAGAACCGTTCTTGAACGCTCGAACCCGGAGATAAGCAGTATGTCAGATGCGTCAGTTGCAGGTCTTCTTGAGCGGTTTCGCAACGCATTCAAGTCGGATGCGGAAGTGATTGTGCGCGCGCCGGGGCGGGTAAACATCATCGGCGAGCATACGGACTATAATCACGGGTTTGTGTTGCCCATGGCGCTCGAACGCGTGACCGCAATTGCCGCCCGGCGGCGGGGCGACCGGCGGCTGAACGCTTTCGCCGCTGACCTCGGCGCGCACGCGGTGGCGGAGCTCGACCGCCGTGTGCGCAACCCTGAAGCGCCATGGATGGACTACCTCGTGGGCGTCGCCGATGAACTGGCGAAACTGGACCTGCCGCTCGCGGGCGCGGACCTGCTGATTTCGGGCGACGTCCCCATCGGCTGTGGGCTCAGCAGTTCCGCGGCGCTCGAAATGGCCGCGCTGACGCTCTTTGAGCATCTGGGCGGTTTCCAGGTCGAGGGCGCGGAAGGGCCGCGGCTTGGCCAGCGCGTCGAGAACGTGTTTCTGGGCCTGAGTACCGGGATCATGGACCAGTTCATCTCGCGGATGGGCCGGGCGGGGCACGCCTTGTTCCTGGATTGCAGGTCTTTCGCGTATGACCTTATCCCAATCACGAGCGATAACGCGGTATTCGTGGTCGCCAACACGGGCGTGTCCCGCGGGCTTACGGCGTCGAAATACAATGAGCGCGTGGCCGAATGCCGCGAAGCGGTGGCCGCGCTCCGCAAGGTCACAGGCAAGGAGGGCACGCACCTGCGCGATTTCAGCCTGAACGAACTGAGTGTGTGCAGGACCGCCCTGCGCGAAGTTGCATATCGCCGCGCACGGCACGTGAT
It encodes:
- the galK gene encoding galactokinase, whose translation is MSDASVAGLLERFRNAFKSDAEVIVRAPGRVNIIGEHTDYNHGFVLPMALERVTAIAARRRGDRRLNAFAADLGAHAVAELDRRVRNPEAPWMDYLVGVADELAKLDLPLAGADLLISGDVPIGCGLSSSAALEMAALTLFEHLGGFQVEGAEGPRLGQRVENVFLGLSTGIMDQFISRMGRAGHALFLDCRSFAYDLIPITSDNAVFVVANTGVSRGLTASKYNERVAECREAVAALRKVTGKEGTHLRDFSLNELSVCRTALREVAYRRARHVITENARTEAACAAMRQGDLNRLGAFMTASDASLREDYEVTCSELDAMTRIARELPGCLGARMTGAGFGGCTINLVETAHAADFGARLLSAYENATGRKGDIIVSKPGDGASVAYAAH